A segment of the Candidatus Bathyarchaeota archaeon genome:
CCTCTATCAACCGGGTGTATGCACTGCAGTCACTGGCGTATCTTCACTTGAGGAGCTTACTGCAAACCTGCGTTTTTTTGAGGCGACAGACATCGAGAAGGATTACCGTCAGCTAATGGAATGCATAAAGTTTGAGTCCACCTAAGAATCCTCTGCCAACAAACGGTTGCTCCCCTCTCCTACCCTATCGACTTAATTTTGGCTCCCTTTTCCATCTGCCGATGTAAACAAACCTGAAGCAGAAAGTTGCGTCTTAGTCAAAAACCGCCACCTAAAAAGTTATTAGCCAATAAAGATACGTTGGGTTGAAGGAATCGCTGTGAGATCAAATATGCGGAGAAGGAGCCCTCAACTGCTTGTTTGGGCGATTTTAGATATCTTCATCGTAAGTGCCTGCGTTGGCTATGGCCTGGCAAATCCTGTTGCCCTAACCGGTGAAGCGCCCCCTGACTCGCAAACCTATCCGCCCACAATCACCATAACATCGCCTTGCAACAACACCGCCTATAACACAAGCCGGCTGCCGCTGGCGTTTAGTGTGACGGCTCCGGAATCAAGAACCGCTGAATCCACAACTGTGATAAATGTCAGCTACGAAACCTCTTGGAAGAAAGAAGCGATTGATGTTTTACATGGCGGCCAAGAGCACCCTTCATTTGAGCTTATGCTCTCAAACATCCCCGAAGGAGAACATAATATAGTGATAAAAGCCAGGGGATATGGCCTCTACAAGCAAGATGGGGTTTTTTTTAAGTGGTTTTTCATAAGTTCCTCAGCCACAATTTACTTTACAGTTGACTACACGGCGCCAACCCTGACAGTTCTGCCTCCAACAAACGTGTCCGCAGCCTCGACGATTCCGCTCAACTTCACAGTCAACGAAGCCTACAAGGAAGCCGCCTACAGCCTAAACGGGCAACAGAACCTAACCGTCAGCGGAAACTCCACCCTCCCCTGTTTGCCTGCGGGGCAGTACAACGTGACCTTCTACGCTTGGGACCTGGCGGGCAACGTTGGTGCCTCTGAAACTGCTGACTTTACGGTGACGGAAGTGGCGCATTTAGCGGCAGAACCGGCTGATGATTCTTTGATGGTGCCTGTCGCCGCTGTTTTGTCTGCGGCTGCAATTTTGGGCATCGTTTTGGCGCTGAAAAGGCGCTCCAAAGCATCAAAGCATAATTGAAGCGAAAAGTTATCGCTTCTAAAAGGGGCGGCTGGTTAAGCTAAAATCCCTGTGGCCCAAGTCATCCCCTGATTGCCTTTGGAAACTCATTTGGTTTTCTTCTTTTTCAGCATAAACGCATAAGCCAAAAGCGCGGCTGCACCCACGATTAGCCCGATTCCAAGAGCTTCATAGAGGTACTGTGGAGGGGCGAATTCAGCGGGGTTATCTTTTGTTTGCTGCTGAGGCGTGGGTGTTGCAGTGGGGAGTGGTGTCGCCGTCGGCGTTGGGGTGGACTGTTTTGGCGGGGACCCGGTGGATGTTGGGTTGGAGGTGGATGAAGACGAGCTGGAGGATGAGGATGGAGATGATTGCGTGGGGGGCGGCGTCGGGGTGGGAACCGTCACTATTGGAAAAGCGTAAACGGTGCCGTTGCTTGAACCCACATAGACTGTGCCGTTTGCTATAGCCGCCGTAGAGGACCCGCCTAGATTATAGGTTACAAGTTCGCTGCCTGTTGCGGCATTTAATGCATAAAACTTAGCGGCGCCTACACACTCCACGTAGACAACCCCGTTTGCAATCACCGGAGACGCATCAAGCCCGGTGCCGCTGGTTTGGAAATGCCATATTTCGCTGCCGTTGAAAGCGTTTAGGGCGTAAATGTAGCCGTCGTCTGCGGAAACATACACTATGCCGCCTGTAACCGCGGGGCAAGTTGACACTGAAGCGGATTGGGAAAGCGGATACAGCAGCGGATAAGACCCTATTTGGTGGCTCCAGATTTTAGCGCCACCTGAGGCATTCAACGCGTAAACGGTGCCATTGCTTGAGCCTATGTAAACTGTGCCGTCGGCAACGCAGGGGTCTGCTTCAACGGTGCCCCCGAGGGTGTAGTTCCATGCCTGAGCGCCGCTTAGGGTCTCAAACGCGTAGATGTTTCCGTCAGCTGACCCAACATAGACTAAGCCGCCTGACACTGCAGGGGAAGAGTAAACCGGACCTCCGGTCATGGAGTTCCATACTTTGCTGCCCGTGGTGGCATTCAACGCGTACAGGTTGCCATCCGGCGACCCCACATAGAGAACGCCGCTGTCGACGACGGGAGCCGAACTAGTTAGCCCGCCTATACTATAGTTCCATTTTATGTTGCCTAGAAATGCGTCGAAGGCATAGATGCGCCCGTCATTTCCGCATACGCAGACCAATCCGTTTCCGCCGTTATCGACATAGCAGGGAGATGAAGCCCCACAGGGGATGTAGTACACTCGGACAAACCCACCTGTATCCATGCGCAGCGTGAAGAGGCCTGTATTTGAAGTTATACTGACCATGCCGCGGGCGATAGCTGGAGAGGTAACTACTGAAGCGCCTATCTGGTAGGTCCATTGGGTTGTGCTTGGGGTTTGAGCTGTGGGTATACTGCCTGAGTGGCTGGAGTCATACTGAAACATCGGATATTCGCTGGAAGAAGCCGCCTGCACGCCAAGAGGAGCATGGCTTAGAAGTATGATGCTTGCGGCGAGCATAAGCGTTAAAAAAAGGGCATTTACGGGTTTGTTCATTATCAATCGCATCTCGTCTTCAGGTGGGGGCTTGGCAGTTATAAAATTTACGTTTTCTCATGGAAATTCTCCAGCTTATCCACCAAAATTTTTTAATCGAAAAATACTTCCAAATTAATTGAAAACTGCCCTACCTAAAGAGGCTCCTAATGTACTTGACGATAAGCTGCGGCTGACTAAACGCCGTCCCAAGCGCCCTCCGAGGATTCTTCGCCAAATTAACCAGATGAATACGCTTGTACTCCGCCAGTGCCTTAGCCGCAATATCCCTGACTTCCCGCGGCGTAAACTCGCCAGTGGTAATCAGCGGCAAACCCCGCGCCTGCCTCGCCACAGAAAAACTGTTCCATGACAAGTCCTCGGGAAGGTACCCTTTGGCTTTGCATTCCTCATAGAGCCTTGTGCCATAGCTGGGCGTCGCCGCAAACAGATGCATCCCCACATCATACCTGCGCTTCATCTCCAAAGCGAAATCAACGGTGCGCTGCATGTTCTGCTTGGTTTCGCCGGGGAACCCGATGATGTAGAAGGCGCCGGTTTTAAGCCCGATTTCCTTGGCGTTTCTGGCGAACTCCACTACGCGGTTAAGGTCTAGGCTTTTGCAGATGACTTCGTCGAGGATTTGCTGGTCGCCGGATTCGACGCCGACAAATACGCTTTTGCAGCCCGACGCCTTCATCTTGCGCAGAAGCGGCATGTTGAGGCGATCGGCGCGGACGCCGTTGGGGGTTTCCCAGCCTATCTTGAGTTTCCTCTCGATGATGCCGTCGCAGATAGCTTCGAAGCGTTTAAGGTCCAAGGTGAGGTTATCGTCTTCGAAAAAGATGTTTTTGACCTTGTACTTGTCCACAACGTATTGGATGTGGTCAAGGACGTATTTGGCGCTGTGTGCACGGAAGCCCTTGCCCATGTGAAGATGCACCGAGCAGAAGCAGCAGTTAAAGGGGCAGCCGCGGCTCGTCACCATCGAGATTGCTCGGGTTTGGAAGCTGCGGTAGCCAATTTTGCTTGGCCCAAGATACTGCTCCATGTCCACTAAGTCGTAGGCGGGGTAAGGCAATTCATCGAGGTTGTCGATGAAGGGTCTGCGCTCGTTGACGGTAACGGCGCCGTTTTGGCGGTAAGCGATGCCCCTTATTTCGCTGAGCTGCGTTTTGCCCTCGAAGTGCTGGGCGATTTCAAGCATTGCGTATTCGCCTTCGCCACAAACAGCAATGTCCACTGACTGGGCTTCTTCTAGGAACTCTTTGGGAACCAAGGTGACGTGTGGTCCACCCACCACAGTCAGAATGTTTGGGTTAGCTTCTTTGGCGGCTTTGCTGACTTTGATGGCGTGGCCGATTTGGCTGGTGAAGGGACCCGCTATGCCCACTACGTCGGGTTTTCTGCTCCGTATTTCCTCTTCAATTCGCTTAATGGGTAAGCCGATGGTTACTTCGTCGCCGTTTTTCTCCTCAAACTCCGCGCCAGCCATAAAGGCATCCAAAATCTCCACTGTGTAGCCGCTTTTCTGGAGCACCGAGGCTATGTACATTAATCCAAGCGGCAAATTCCCTGCTGGCGGATCGGAACCTGGATAGAACGTCTGCGGCGGGTTAACGAGGAGAACCTTCATTGGTACACCTAGATAAATGTAGTTCAACTCTGCCCGATATTTAAATTGCTCAAAAACAGCAAAAACCAGCCTGCTGACTACATCTCCAATTTCCATCTTTGCCATCTGGGCAAATGAGTCTGCAGGGGGCTGTGTAGGGTTTTCATTCATGGCGCCATGTGAAGGGTTAGTTGCTGATCAAAGAAACTTTGATTATACACTTGCTTGTGGAGTTCTCAGGCGGCATTTCTTGTTGATTGGTGTGTAGATGAAGGGCCCGTATTCAAATTGAGTTTAGCTAAGTTGCTCGCGGGTTTAGTTCATAAATCTTGACCAAACATATCGTTTCCCCTCACAAGATCTTGACAAAAAACCCTAAATACCAAAGTCCAACAATGCAACTATTGAATCAAATGATAGCAAAAATAAAAAAGCCATTCACAGTAATAATCCTGTCAGCGATAGTTATTTCAAGCTTAGCCTCAGCATGCGCCACCGCTACGGGTCAGAGCCCACAGTCTTCGGCACCCGCGCTTGATTGGCAACAGATGCGCTCGGCTACCCATGCAGAATGGGTTGGTCAATCCGTCGCTGGCGTCATTACAGTTCTTATTCCCGGAATAAACGCCCCAAATCGTGGATTTACCCGATGCGCATACGTGGAGGGCTTCGGTTCATCTGGTAATGTTTTGTGGCACAAGGAGTTTAACGCGCCCTTCCCAGAGGTCATGATAACTACAAGTGACGGCGGCTACGCATACACAACGCGCAGTGAAGAAAAATACGCTAGCTTTACGGGTCCAATAACAATCCATAAACTCAACGCTGCCTGCAAGCAACAATGGCAAACAAAACTCCCCGACAGCTATGTTGGCAGAGTAATGTTCATACAAACATCTGATGGTGGCTACGCCCTTGTCACCCAAGCTGCAATCCACGCTTCCAACCGACAAATAGTAATAGCTAAAACTGACTCCGCGGCAGAACTCCAATGGACAAAAAACATCACATCCATAAATGAGCAATATTCTATTCACTCGTTTATCCAAACAAACGATAAAGGATACGGGTTTGCAGGCGCATACAATGACCCCTCAGGCGTAAATGGAAGCGACTTTTTCATAGCCAAGACAGATGCCAACGGCAATCTCCAGTGGATAAAAACGTTTGGAGGAATCAACGAGGACTCTGCCAACTCGCTAATCCAAACCACGGATGGCGGATTTGCAATGGTTGGTAACACGGCTTCTTTTGGCGCCGGCGGCACAGATGCGTTACTGATTAAAACTGATGCCCAAGGTAACCTGTTGTGGGCTCATACTTATGGTGGAGTAGGACCAACAATGGTGATTTCGGGGCAGTCAGACAGATGGGGCAACCATGTTCCTGACGTGGTCCAAAGCTTTTCGGACTCCGGATCTAAGAACGATTACGCTGATTGTTTGGTGGAGACAAAAGATGGCGGCTTAGCTTTTGCAGGTGAAACACAATGGGGCGAATTCTCCTACAACATGATGTGGCTGGTGAAAACAGATGCAAATGGAGTTGAACTGTGGGCTCAAGCGTACGGCGATTTCAAATCAGCAATAGTTTACGCAGACAAGATTAGGTGGAGCTTAAGTTCCTTTACTCAGCTAGAGGACGGCTCTTTCGTGTTAGCTGGACAAGCAGGGGGCCAGAGTGTTATGGACCAATCCAGCTTTATAGTTAAAACTAAACCAGACGCCTCCATCCCGACAACTTCCCAATCTTGCTTCCAATCGTCTATGGTGCTTCCTACTGTTTTGATTAACTCAGATGGTACTGTCTCACCATCAAATGCCCCAATAACCCGCGAAGGCAACCAGTACCGATTAACTCATGACTTCAATGGCTCGCTAATTATCCAAGCAAACAACATCGTGCTTGATGGGCAAGGACACTTACTCAGTGGCAACGGTACGGTAGATGGTCTTTTTGTCAGGTTGACCCAAATAGGCGTCGATGCCTCAGATGCCAAAAATGTAGAAATAAGCAACCTAAAAATCGAGAACTTCAAAATCGGGGTTCTGTTAGACAACTCGGACAACATAATAGTCTCTGATAGTATATTCCGTTTTAACGAACAAGCCGTGGCAGCTACCCGAATTGTAGACACAAAGCTCACCAATAATAATTTTATCAGTGAAGTCACGACGCAAAAAGAAACCATCCGATTAACCTACGCTTTAAACTCTCAAATAAGCAACAATTTGCTGGTTCTGGATTCAGTTTGGATTGAGAATTCAAGCGGCGCCGTCATCTCAAACAATGAATTCCGGGGAGTTGCCTTGGGTACTGCAAGACAAGGAGGCGGAATCATCCTTACTGTCTGCAATAATGCGCTTGTTTGCGGAAACAATTTTTTCTCTTGCCCAACCGCCACCAACATTATTAGTTCTGCAGATGTGATAGTGGCTGCAAATAATTACACCAACTGTGCTGAAGCAATCTCTGCTTATGGAGTTCCAGGCACTCTGATCTACATGAACAACTTCGTTGACAATTCAAACATTTGGTGTTTGCAGGCACAACTCGCTTGGAGCGAACCGCCTATTTACATAAACGAGGTTTGGGATAACGGACAAGTCGGCAACTACTACAACAACTACACCAACCAATATCCAAACACACAGCAGACGAGTAATTCAGAAACATGGAATATGCCCTACGAAATTGACGAAAACAACACAGATAACCATCCACTTGTCGCCCCAGGATCCACGGAGACGATGCAGAACCTGGCACAGTCTCTGATTTCAGCGCATTCACCATCGGTTAACTTGACATCCGCCTTCACCGTGGCAAATCTGATAACCACGGTTTCTGTTGTGGGGGCGCTACTCGTAGCTTTGCTTGTATCCTTTTTACTTGTTAGAAGAAAGCGGAAACACACTCCAAGTGTGGCAAAAACAAATTTGCCTCGCCCGCTTAATACCTAATCCATCAAACAATCCTCTATGGCAGCGGTTTGCAAAATCAGCAACCAACAACTCCAAGTCCATGGAAACAACCCCCCGTTCCTGAGACTATTTTTTGTCTAATTACCCAAGCTACAATCCCATGAACCCTTGCAGCTGAGAGCTAAAACGCGATAATATCGAAACGTGACAATGCATAGAACAGGGCTAGCAAAAACTTCAAAGAAGCCCTTTCAAGCAAAAAGCACTAATACAGTTAAAGGGTAAGAACCGCAGAAAAATGGGTGATCAGAGATGGCTAAGAATCTAAAAAACGGGTTTGTTTTTCACGAGCTTATGACAACCGATGTCGAAGGTGCCAAAAATTTCTATCAAAAAATTACCGGACTAAATGTGATGCCAGGTCCCTATCCCATGCTAATGGACAACAATCAACCAGTCGCTGGACTAGTGGGTCCAAGAGCCGACGGATCAGCGTGGCCTTCAGGTGGTCCAGAATCACACTGGATTGCCTATTTTAGCGTCGATGATGTGGACGCAACGGCGAGAAAAGCGAAGCAACTCGGAGGTAAGGTGCTGCTACCCCCCACCGACGTCCCAGGGTTTGGTCGAGCAGCCGTCCTAAGGGACCCGCAAGGAGCAGCATTCGGCATATTCACCCAACTGAAATAACAGTAGTCTTTGCCGCGTTTGTATTCACGCCAGCGACAGAAGCAACGATAGAAGTACGAAAGTCACAATCAAAGGAATTGCCCCATCCAACACTAACCCTCACCTTCATTACCACGTACATCGGAACCTTGACCCGTCTGGTTCTTGTCATCCCAGAGTTCCCAACCAAACTTGACAGCGTTCTTTCGGAACTCTGCGGCTCGAACCAGTCCAAGCTCAGCGGCTTTTATGAGGTCGGAGGGCACAAGCTCAGGTGTTTCGGGGCTGCCAAAATTGAGCCTAACCTTTGCTTTAGCAGCGTCTAAACCAGCTTGCGATACCGTGACAGCGGAGATTTCTTTTTCGGCCTGGCGCTTGATGTGGCTCTGAATGGGTAGCCTGCAGCTTTGTAGGGCAGAGGCATGTTTTTGCCCTCGGGGGTGGTGTTCTGCTGCAGATGCCTAGCGTTCCTGCAACTTCTCCTGCAACCGCACAAACCTCCACGCCTCAAATCCACAATCATAGGCTTTTCTCTGCGTTTTTTCAGCAGGTGTGGAGCCTATAAATAGAGGGGGGATAGAGAGAAAATCGCACGCCAGAAGCAGACGCTGTTTGCTAAAGGCTCAACGGGTTGTGGAATACGCCCACACCAGCTGCAACCAACCCAGACATAGACCAATCAACCCTCATATGAGCTATTTTCTGTCTAATTATCCCATATTGCCCTAGTTCTTCTTAGGCTGTGTTGGCATGTTGCTGCCTTGCGACAACAACATATGTTTATGAGCGGTTATTCGGCTCTTTAATTGTTAACTTTTCCGTAGTATAGTAGGAGGTGAATTTTTTGAGTACACGATCAGAAGAGGCAAGAAAAGGCAAAATGACCGTGGCGGAGGCAGGCAGGAAAGGAGGACAGAAAACCGCATCCACCCACGGACGAGAATTCTACGAGGAAATCGGACGCAAAGGCGGCGAAAAAGTCTCAGCGGAACGCGGACCAGAATTCTACAGCGAAATCGGCAGCAAAGGCGGATCCGAACGCGCAAAACAGCATGAAGGATCAGCTGAAGCCATGGGCAAAACCAGCCTAGAAGAGGCAGGACACCGAGGCGGCCAACGCGTTCGGCGCCTGATTCAGGCTGGAAAAGAGCGTGAGGCAGCGGAATAAGCGCCTACTTTTTTGTTTTAGCTTGTTCCCCCTCATTTTCTTAACAGCAATTTTAGGAGGTGAACATGGTTTGGAAGAGAAGAAAGGCAAAATGACCGTTGAAGAGGCAGGACGCAGGGGCGGATTGAAAACAGCGGAAACGCATGGAGAAGAATTCTACAGCGAAATCGGCCGAAAAGGAGGACGAATAGGTGGCCCTAAAGGCGGTCAAAGAGTCCGTAAACTCATCGAGGAAGGCAAAGCGCACGAAGAAGAATAGTTAATTCCCCTTTTTTGTTTCTCGTTTTTTTCGTTGGATAGCTCTTTCTGTAGGCCTAAATTAGAATGCATCCGATGTTGCTGTAAAAGAACAGCCACATATGTTTATGTGCCATGTTTAAGGCTAGGACATTAGAAAAACGACCGTTTAACCTTTTTTGGAGGTGAAATGTTTGAGTGAAGACAAAAGGAAAGGAAAAATGACCGTTGAGGAAGCAGGTCGGCTGGGAGGCGAAAAAACCTCTGAAACACATGGGCCAGAATTCTACAGTGAAATCGGCAGCAAAGGCGGATCCGAACGCGCAAAGCAGCATGAAGGATCAGCTGAAGCCATGGGCAAAACCAGCCTAGAAGAGGCAGGACACCGAGGCGGCCAACGCGTCCGGGAACTCATCGAGGAAGGCAAAGAACGTGAAGAGGGTTAATCCCCTTGTATTCTAACTCCCTCTGCAGGTTCTATTTTGCTAGGAGGTGAATTAATTGGATGAGGAGCGAAAGAAGGGAACGATGAGCGTTGAAGAAGCGGGGCGGTTGGGCGGCCAGAAAGGTGGACGTAAAACCGCGGAGACTCATGGTCGCGAATTTTATGAGGAGATCGGACATAAAGGCGGACAGAAGGTTCGACGGCTCATCGAGGAAGGCAAAGAGTACGAAAACGAGTAATCAGTCTCTTGCATGATTAATGTCAAAACTATGTTTGGAGGTGAAATATTTTGAGTGATAAAAAGAAGGGAAAGATGACCGTTGAAGAAGCAGGACGCATGGGTGGAGAGAAGACCTCGGAAACTCACGGCGAAGAATTCTACAGTGAAATCGGCCACAAAGGCGGCCAGAAAGTAAAGAGACTTATCGAGGAAGGAAAGGAGTATGAGGGCAAGTAACCCCATGCCTGTTTCTTTTCAGTTTCCAAATTTCATTTTTCAATATCCTTTTTAGTAGCCCTTTTGGAGGTGACAATCCAACGAGTGAACAGACAACAACTGAAAGGCGAAGAGGAATCGGTCAAGGCAGAGGAACCCGAAGACAATATACTAGCCGAAACGGCGGCGCCGGACACGTTAGCCCCGCTATCGTAGAGAAGTACCTGGCGGGTATGCATTACCCTGCGGAGAAGAAGAAACTGGTCAGCAACGCCCAAGGTAAAGATGCACCCGAAGACGTCATGGATCTCATCAACAAGCTTCCCGATAAAACCTACAATTCGCCCATAGACATCACAAAAGAAATCGGCAAAATCGAGTAGAAGCCACTGATTACCCAAATTTTTTGTAATCTACAAACCTGCAGTTCAATGGCTGCAAACCGAGGTCTTGTTTTGGAGGTGAAGAGGTTGGAAACGAAAAGCGAAGAGAAACCAAAGATGACACGGCAGCAAGCAGGCAGACTTGGCGGCGAAAAGGTCTCCAGGGAAAGGGGACCTGAATTCTATCGGCAAATCGGAAGGAAAGGCGGCGAAAAAGTCGCTGAGCAACGGGGACCTGAATTTTACCGTGAAATCGGACGTAAAGGCGGAGAAAGCCGCACAAACAAATCATCCAAAACAAAGAAACGCGCCAAAAAACACGGCGCATAAGTGCCTCCATTTTGAGTTAAGCAAAATGTTGAAATATTTTGTGGGCGCCTTTTAAGCTATGAAGAAAGTACTTGTTTTATACTATAGCCGCAGTGGCAACACTGAAAAAATGGCTAAAGCCGTTGCTGAAGGAGCCCAATCCGTCGGCGGCGTCCAAGTTGACCTTAACTTCCATGTGGAAGTCTCCGAACTCGCAGGTTATGATGCCGTCATCGTTGGGGCACCAACCTACCGTCATGAGTTGCCGGTGGATTTCAAAAACCTCTTTGAAGGCGCTGAGGTTAAGCGTTTGAATTTGAAGGGGAAAATCGGTGGGGTTTTTGGTTCCTATGGATGGAGCGGCGAAGCCCCCAAACAGTTGACCGACATCATGGCAAAGCTTGGGATGCAAACACCCCAACCGCCGGTTTTAGCAAAATACGCTCCTGACTCGGCAGCGCTGGATGCATGCCGGAGCTTGGGAAAGAAAATTTCCGAAACCTTGATGAATACGCCTTAGCATAAGAGAAATGGAGCGTTGTTTTATGGAAGAAAAAAAGAAGGATGAATTAGTTGAGTTCCTTAAGAACCAGGTTACTGTAGAGAAGGAAATCGTGGATTCTCTTGAGAAAGCGCTTGTCGGCATGAAAAACCCAGCGGTTAAGGGCGTTTTGAAGGGTGTTTCGCTGGATTCGGTTAAGCATGCCGAACTCTACACTTCCGCAGTAACGTTGCTTACCAGTGCCTCAACCGCGTTAGCGCAAGAGGACTATGACCAACAGAGAGCGCTAATCAAAAAACACATCGAAGTAGAAGCCAACCTGATCAGGGTGCTTAAAGAAAAAATCCCTGAAATCAAAAATGAAAAAGTTGTTTTCCTCCTAAAAGCCATATTAGAAGATGAAATTCGGCACCACGCGATGCTCAAGATGGTTCAGGAAATCATCGTTCACGGCGAGACGATCACTGAAGATGACTGGTGGAAGCTGCTCTGGGAAGGCGTTCCGTTCCATGGCGCACCCGGCGGTGGGTAAACAAAAAAAGAGTGGATGATTAAGCGTTTTCATTTGTGTGGAAAACCTGCTGTGAATAACTCCAGGTTTCCTCAACTGCCTGTGAAAGCTCCCCAAGCACCGAAGATAGTAATTCCCCTTTTGATGTTAAACCGTATGCCTTGGGGGTTTTGCGGACGAAAACCAGTTTTTTACCCTTCAAACCCCGAAGGTACTTGTAGGTTCGCCTCATCGACAAACCGGTTTCTTTGGAGAGTTTACCTGCAGACATGCCTTCGACGGCGATGGCGTCATAGACTTTTCTTTCTGTTTCTGTGAAGGTTTCCTTGTCGGGGTCACGTTTGGATTTAAAGAAGAAGATGTAGTCGCGTTCTTCAGGCGTTTCAATCAAGCCTACTTCTCGTAGACGCTTAAGGATGCGGGAAGCAATTTTGGGGGAAATGATAGCTTCGATATCCTCGAAGGTTTTTGGGCCCGAGGATAAAGCGGTCAAAAGCGTTTCTTCATAGCATTCGGAGTGAGCAGGCAGCACTTCGGCGAATTCCGGGAAAACGCCGAGAATTTCAGTTAAGCGCCCGCCAAAGTTGGTTGCGTGGTACTGGTCGCATGATTCGTTAGCTAACCCCACTGATAGAAGGGGACGCAGGTACTCCTCGTTTAGGGTGTCTTGGCTGTGATTGTGCCCGTTTCTTTTGAGTTCCTGCTGTAGTTGGCTAACGGAGTATTTGCCTTCAGCTATTGCTTTAAGGATATGGAGGCGGGTTTCATTTTTGAGTACGTTGAATAATTCTTTTAGATAGTTTGGTTTATCCATGGCGTCGCGGAGGCGGCGAAGTTCATTTTTTAGTTTGTAGGTTTGGCAGCGGTTTATGCATTCGAGCGGTGAGGTGGGTGCGCAGTTGCGGCATTCGGCGTTGAGGGTCTGCAGCATTGATGCGAGGTTGCGTTTTTCACCGTTGCGGGTGGGTTGGAGGACGTTGCCCATTTTTTGTTTGTTCTCCTTGCGACGTGTGTCAGGACGGGAAGGAGTGAGAGGTTGGGTGGTTGCTGCGTTTGGGATTGGTGTCCGTCTTGACACGCGTCATAACTTATGACAAGCGTCATACTTAAATAAGTTATCCCACAAAATACCCTAATTCAGGTGTTAACTTGATACTGCCCTGCGAAGTCGGAGTAAAAACCGTGCTGCCAGCCGTCAAAGCCATAATGGCACGCACCATAGTAGAAAAACATGGCTACAACGAAAAACAAACCGCAAACCTCCTCGGACTCTCACAATCCGCCGTCAGCCGCTACGTCGGCAGAGAACGAGGCGCCAACATGGTAGCCCTCGAAAGCACCG
Coding sequences within it:
- a CDS encoding PQQ-binding-like beta-propeller repeat protein; the encoded protein is MNKPVNALFLTLMLAASIILLSHAPLGVQAASSSEYPMFQYDSSHSGSIPTAQTPSTTQWTYQIGASVVTSPAIARGMVSITSNTGLFTLRMDTGGFVRVYYIPCGASSPCYVDNGGNGLVCVCGNDGRIYAFDAFLGNIKWNYSIGGLTSSAPVVDSGVLYVGSPDGNLYALNATTGSKVWNSMTGGPVYSSPAVSGGLVYVGSADGNIYAFETLSGAQAWNYTLGGTVEADPCVADGTVYIGSSNGTVYALNASGGAKIWSHQIGSYPLLYPLSQSASVSTCPAVTGGIVYVSADDGYIYALNAFNGSEIWHFQTSGTGLDASPVIANGVVYVECVGAAKFYALNAATGSELVTYNLGGSSTAAIANGTVYVGSSNGTVYAFPIVTVPTPTPPPTQSSPSSSSSSSSSTSNPTSTGSPPKQSTPTPTATPLPTATPTPQQQTKDNPAEFAPPQYLYEALGIGLIVGAAALLAYAFMLKKKKTK
- a CDS encoding Em GEA1 (EM1), with protein sequence MSDKKKGKMTVEEAGRMGGEKTSETHGEEFYSEIGHKGGQKVKRLIEEGKEYEGK
- a CDS encoding B12-binding domain-containing radical SAM protein, with the translated sequence MKVLLVNPPQTFYPGSDPPAGNLPLGLMYIASVLQKSGYTVEILDAFMAGAEFEEKNGDEVTIGLPIKRIEEEIRSRKPDVVGIAGPFTSQIGHAIKVSKAAKEANPNILTVVGGPHVTLVPKEFLEEAQSVDIAVCGEGEYAMLEIAQHFEGKTQLSEIRGIAYRQNGAVTVNERRPFIDNLDELPYPAYDLVDMEQYLGPSKIGYRSFQTRAISMVTSRGCPFNCCFCSVHLHMGKGFRAHSAKYVLDHIQYVVDKYKVKNIFFEDDNLTLDLKRFEAICDGIIERKLKIGWETPNGVRADRLNMPLLRKMKASGCKSVFVGVESGDQQILDEVICKSLDLNRVVEFARNAKEIGLKTGAFYIIGFPGETKQNMQRTVDFALEMKRRYDVGMHLFAATPSYGTRLYEECKAKGYLPEDLSWNSFSVARQARGLPLITTGEFTPREVRDIAAKALAEYKRIHLVNLAKNPRRALGTAFSQPQLIVKYIRSLFR
- a CDS encoding DUF2795 domain-containing protein gives rise to the protein MHYPAEKKKLVSNAQGKDAPEDVMDLINKLPDKTYNSPIDITKEIGKIE
- a CDS encoding general stress protein B yields the protein MSTRSEEARKGKMTVAEAGRKGGQKTASTHGREFYEEIGRKGGEKVSAERGPEFYSEIGSKGGSERAKQHEGSAEAMGKTSLEEAGHRGGQRVRRLIQAGKEREAAE
- a CDS encoding Em GEA1 (EM1), with translation MEEKKGKMTVEEAGRRGGLKTAETHGEEFYSEIGRKGGRIGGPKGGQRVRKLIEEGKAHEEE
- a CDS encoding Em GEA1 (EM1) gives rise to the protein MDEERKKGTMSVEEAGRLGGQKGGRKTAETHGREFYEEIGHKGGQKVRRLIEEGKEYENE
- a CDS encoding flavodoxin domain-containing protein, coding for MKKVLVLYYSRSGNTEKMAKAVAEGAQSVGGVQVDLNFHVEVSELAGYDAVIVGAPTYRHELPVDFKNLFEGAEVKRLNLKGKIGGVFGSYGWSGEAPKQLTDIMAKLGMQTPQPPVLAKYAPDSAALDACRSLGKKISETLMNTP
- a CDS encoding VOC family protein — encoded protein: MTTDVEGAKNFYQKITGLNVMPGPYPMLMDNNQPVAGLVGPRADGSAWPSGGPESHWIAYFSVDDVDATARKAKQLGGKVLLPPTDVPGFGRAAVLRDPQGAAFGIFTQLK
- a CDS encoding aldo/keto reductase encodes the protein MTVNVPQNTTASALLNYALYQPGVCTAVTGVSSLEELTANLRFFEATDIEKDYRQLMECIKFEST